From Spirosoma aerolatum, one genomic window encodes:
- a CDS encoding NAD(P)-dependent alcohol dehydrogenase produces the protein MKKVIYNQFGDESILELVEQTVPEINKDQLLIRVKAVSINPLDWKVYGGEMKLMSGSKFPKSVGIDFSGIVEQAGSAATRFKTGDAVIGLLDVFKGGALADYIVVKETDIAAKPTNISFEQAAALPVTGLSALQIVDQLAAISPGQDVLINGATGGVGVFAVQIAKKRGATVTAVVSTKGVAEAAKWGADTVIDYTKQPISSLPNQYDAVIDLSTKLSFADAKRLLKPKAFFVSTLPSPLTLVYSFVNNLFSGKKMKILILKPTVEGFRKLVELAENGLQIVLDKTYSISNVRQGYQESRRGKSIGKSVIVLN, from the coding sequence ATGAAAAAAGTAATTTATAATCAGTTTGGCGACGAGAGTATATTGGAATTAGTCGAGCAGACAGTACCAGAAATCAACAAGGATCAACTGCTGATCCGCGTAAAAGCCGTTTCCATCAATCCGTTGGATTGGAAGGTGTATGGTGGAGAAATGAAATTGATGTCAGGATCTAAATTTCCCAAATCGGTAGGCATCGATTTTTCGGGTATTGTTGAACAGGCAGGCAGTGCCGCTACACGCTTTAAAACTGGCGATGCGGTCATTGGCCTGCTGGACGTATTCAAAGGGGGAGCCTTGGCCGATTATATTGTAGTTAAAGAGACAGATATTGCCGCAAAACCCACTAACATTTCATTTGAGCAGGCCGCAGCTCTGCCCGTAACCGGTCTCTCGGCCCTGCAAATTGTTGACCAACTGGCCGCAATCAGTCCTGGTCAGGACGTATTGATAAACGGTGCTACGGGCGGTGTTGGTGTATTTGCCGTACAGATTGCTAAAAAACGCGGGGCTACTGTAACGGCAGTTGTCAGTACGAAAGGTGTTGCCGAGGCCGCTAAATGGGGGGCAGATACTGTAATCGACTATACAAAACAGCCAATCAGTAGCCTGCCTAATCAGTACGACGCAGTGATTGACCTTTCTACCAAACTCTCTTTTGCCGATGCCAAGCGTTTATTGAAACCCAAGGCCTTCTTTGTCAGTACGCTACCTTCCCCGCTGACGCTTGTTTACTCATTTGTAAATAATCTTTTTTCAGGAAAAAAAATGAAAATCCTGATCCTAAAGCCGACCGTTGAGGGATTCCGTAAATTAGTTGAACTAGCTGAAAATGGCTTGCAGATTGTACTGGACAAGACATACTCCATTTCAAATGTCAGACAAGGCTATCAGGAATCCCGTCGGGGCAAATCGATTGGAAAGTCGGTGATCGTTCTGAATTAA
- a CDS encoding DedA family protein — translation MNFQELMLTYGYPMLFLGVLLESEAFLLVGVYLAQRGYFSLPVVIGLAALSSFCITQLCFLLGNRYGSTFISKRPRWQLRYNRIEKLMNRYGTGLVVGFRALYGLRGAIPAAVGLAGFSSIRFMTYNALGALVWAITVALIGNNLAQGLHQLYDSLTPPETMILSVIAGLGLLWFLYRLVKRSRLKKQPLYKPIE, via the coding sequence ATGAACTTCCAGGAACTCATGCTCACCTACGGCTATCCGATGCTGTTTCTAGGCGTGCTGCTGGAAAGTGAAGCCTTTTTACTGGTCGGAGTGTATTTAGCCCAACGCGGGTATTTTTCTTTACCAGTCGTTATTGGCCTGGCCGCACTTTCCTCGTTTTGTATCACTCAGCTCTGTTTTCTGCTTGGTAACCGATACGGCTCAACCTTTATCAGCAAGCGGCCTCGCTGGCAGCTTCGTTATAATCGAATTGAGAAATTGATGAATCGTTATGGTACAGGACTGGTAGTAGGCTTTCGGGCACTATATGGCTTACGGGGAGCTATACCAGCCGCCGTAGGGTTGGCAGGCTTTTCCTCGATCCGCTTTATGACCTACAACGCCCTGGGGGCGCTCGTCTGGGCTATAACAGTGGCACTTATAGGGAACAATTTGGCCCAGGGGCTTCACCAGCTATACGATAGCCTTACTCCTCCCGAAACAATGATTCTTTCTGTAATAGCTGGTCTGGGCCTCTTATGGTTTCTTTACCGATTGGTGAAACGATCACGCTTAAAAAAACAGCCGTTATACAAACCTATAGAGTAG
- a CDS encoding MFS transporter translates to MVKLSPKLTARQPGLTSLRALDAANFFLADVRDGLGPYLAIYLLTTLHWNAQTIGIAMSVMGIATVVAQTPAGALVDQTRRKRAYSIVASLLIALSAIVTITVPTYSVILGGQAIMGLAAAWFTPAIAAITLGLVGPKGLDKRVGRNETFNHAGNVFAAMLAGLLGYYVSTKGIFLLLAAMSVLSSLSIWRIREEDIDHQRARGCSEEEEQANNNSSGWQALLGNRSILFFALACVLFHFANAAMLPLLGQRLAQGINAGTSSAYMSACIIVAQLVMIPVSYLTGKLAPTGRKRLLLIGFAVLPLRGLLYTLTGDPILLVAIQVLDGVGAGIFGVLSILIVSDLTRGSGLFNTTQGAIATAVGLGASLSNAFAGILLQQTSYNIAFLTLASLALIALGVLWFFVPETGPQAS, encoded by the coding sequence ATGGTTAAATTATCACCTAAACTAACGGCACGACAACCTGGTTTGACCAGCCTACGAGCGCTGGATGCTGCCAATTTCTTTCTGGCTGATGTTCGGGATGGCCTGGGGCCTTATCTGGCTATTTACTTATTAACAACTCTGCACTGGAATGCGCAAACTATCGGTATCGCTATGTCGGTGATGGGCATTGCTACTGTGGTTGCGCAAACACCAGCCGGTGCCCTGGTCGACCAAACCCGCCGAAAGCGTGCTTACTCAATCGTTGCTTCACTTCTGATTGCCCTGTCAGCCATCGTTACCATTACCGTACCAACCTACTCAGTGATTCTGGGAGGCCAAGCTATTATGGGCTTGGCAGCCGCCTGGTTTACGCCCGCTATTGCGGCCATCACACTAGGGCTGGTTGGCCCTAAAGGATTGGACAAACGAGTTGGGCGCAACGAAACGTTCAATCACGCGGGGAATGTTTTTGCTGCCATGCTGGCAGGCTTGCTGGGCTATTACGTAAGTACAAAAGGTATTTTTCTATTACTGGCGGCAATGTCTGTTCTGAGTAGCTTATCGATCTGGCGCATTCGAGAGGAAGACATCGACCATCAACGCGCCAGGGGATGTTCGGAGGAAGAGGAACAGGCGAACAACAACAGTTCAGGCTGGCAGGCATTACTCGGCAATCGGTCAATTCTCTTTTTTGCGCTGGCCTGTGTACTCTTTCATTTCGCTAACGCAGCGATGCTGCCACTGCTCGGTCAACGACTGGCCCAGGGAATCAATGCAGGGACATCTTCGGCATATATGTCGGCCTGTATCATTGTCGCTCAGCTCGTTATGATTCCTGTTAGTTACCTGACGGGGAAGCTGGCCCCGACCGGTCGCAAGCGGTTGTTACTGATTGGCTTTGCTGTACTGCCCCTTCGTGGCTTATTATACACCTTAACGGGCGATCCCATTTTACTAGTTGCCATTCAGGTTCTGGACGGTGTTGGTGCGGGAATTTTTGGTGTTTTGTCCATCCTGATTGTCTCGGATCTGACGCGCGGATCGGGCCTGTTCAATACTACGCAGGGAGCTATTGCTACAGCTGTTGGGCTGGGGGCCTCTCTTAGTAATGCCTTTGCCGGTATACTCCTGCAACAAACCAGTTACAATATCGCTTTTTTAACCCTGGCCAGTCTAGCCCTCATTGCCCTGGGTGTATTATGGTTTTTTGTACCGGAAACAGGGCCTCAGGCAAGCTAA
- a CDS encoding cupin domain-containing protein — protein sequence MPTGHKLAVVKAGTIFQQQFQIRDNQFFTVPREGDSVTIPPQVTHWHGAGPSGQFTHIAINPNVSKGGAVNWLQTVTDEEYNKAP from the coding sequence ATGCCCACGGGTCATAAATTGGCGGTCGTAAAAGCGGGAACAATATTTCAGCAGCAATTCCAAATTCGCGATAATCAGTTCTTTACTGTGCCCCGAGAAGGGGATTCGGTTACTATTCCTCCCCAGGTGACACACTGGCATGGTGCAGGCCCTTCTGGCCAATTCACCCACATAGCTATCAATCCAAACGTGAGTAAGGGAGGAGCCGTCAACTGGCTCCAAACCGTTACGGATGAAGAATACAATAAAGCGCCCTAG
- a CDS encoding RNA polymerase sigma factor translates to MSVTPPTNEQVLWLTFQSGDEGAFQQLYQLHIRHLLNYGLRLCDSLATVEDCIQDVFTELWHYRQRVAQPASVRFYLLKALRNRLKAQYRREQPFISGWDDDRDEVGQSMFSIEPSAEQQLIALDIDSERAEKIRLAMNALSPRQREIIYLRYFNDLSYEQICELMNINYQTARSQIYSSLKQLRILLKDKELSLLISFFFFN, encoded by the coding sequence ATGAGTGTAACACCGCCGACCAACGAACAAGTACTCTGGCTTACGTTCCAGTCGGGCGATGAAGGGGCTTTTCAGCAACTCTATCAACTCCATATTCGGCATCTGCTCAACTATGGGCTGCGTCTTTGCGACTCGTTAGCGACCGTTGAAGACTGCATTCAGGATGTATTCACCGAACTATGGCACTATCGGCAACGGGTTGCCCAGCCGGCTTCAGTGCGCTTTTATTTGCTGAAGGCACTTCGCAACCGGCTCAAAGCGCAGTACCGACGGGAGCAGCCGTTTATTTCAGGCTGGGATGATGATCGGGATGAAGTCGGTCAATCGATGTTTAGCATTGAGCCGTCGGCTGAACAGCAACTCATCGCCCTGGATATTGATTCCGAGCGAGCCGAAAAAATCCGGCTGGCCATGAATGCCTTATCGCCCCGGCAACGCGAAATAATTTACCTCCGCTACTTTAACGACCTGTCGTATGAGCAGATCTGTGAGTTGATGAACATTAACTACCAAACTGCCCGCTCACAGATTTATTCGAGTTTAAAACAATTGCGTATACTTCTGAAAGACAAAGAGTTGTCTTTACTGATTTCCTTCTTTTTCTTCAATTAG
- a CDS encoding FecR family protein, with amino-acid sequence MKSYSDYLPYDTEAFLMDASFRDWIAKPTPEMTAYWQGLVETYPHLRDSFEQARLLAQGLAATWIPFSDEYTADLFQRTLANRTPEPVEHTATIRPMPRVSYWTYAAAALIPLLIGIWAYLYFFQERLIQNGNAQFQTLILYDGTEVRLNANSRLRIPSRFHWRSNREVWLTGEGFFAVQKQKNDATGSYRKFIVHAERADIAVLGTRFTVYTRSQRTQVLLEEGRIALTDPVSQKTIVMKPGQLATYQTGASRYTLAKVNAAQQRPLTAWRDKLLVFENASMAVLGQRFREVYGVQLVLEGEGFADQQFTGELPIDNQEKALRILSETFGLKAVPYQNRIYFIPSPVN; translated from the coding sequence ATGAAATCATACAGTGATTACCTGCCTTACGATACCGAAGCATTTCTGATGGATGCTTCCTTTCGGGACTGGATTGCGAAGCCAACTCCAGAGATGACGGCGTACTGGCAAGGGCTGGTGGAAACCTATCCACACCTGCGTGACTCGTTTGAGCAAGCCCGGCTGCTCGCCCAGGGACTGGCCGCTACCTGGATTCCCTTTTCTGATGAATACACGGCTGATCTGTTTCAGCGGACGCTGGCCAATCGAACGCCCGAACCTGTGGAGCACACCGCTACGATCCGACCCATGCCACGCGTATCGTATTGGACTTATGCCGCTGCCGCGCTGATTCCACTACTGATCGGCATTTGGGCCTACCTCTATTTTTTTCAGGAACGGCTGATTCAGAACGGGAATGCCCAGTTTCAGACACTTATCTTGTACGATGGAACGGAGGTAAGACTTAATGCCAACAGTCGACTGCGCATTCCCTCGCGTTTCCATTGGCGGTCGAACCGGGAAGTCTGGCTTACGGGCGAAGGTTTCTTTGCCGTTCAGAAACAGAAAAACGACGCGACTGGAAGCTATCGAAAATTCATCGTTCATGCCGAGCGGGCTGATATTGCCGTATTGGGGACCCGATTCACGGTCTATACAAGATCTCAACGGACGCAGGTGTTGCTGGAAGAAGGGCGGATCGCTCTAACCGACCCGGTTAGCCAAAAAACAATCGTGATGAAGCCAGGGCAGCTAGCAACTTACCAGACAGGCGCATCGCGCTATACACTCGCCAAGGTCAATGCCGCTCAGCAACGCCCGCTGACGGCCTGGCGCGACAAACTATTGGTGTTTGAAAATGCGTCGATGGCGGTTCTCGGGCAACGGTTCCGAGAGGTATATGGTGTGCAACTGGTGCTGGAAGGCGAGGGCTTTGCCGATCAGCAATTTACCGGTGAACTGCCTATCGATAATCAGGAGAAAGCCCTACGCATTCTTTCCGAAACCTTCGGGCTCAAAGCGGTACCGTACCAGAACCGCATCTACTTTATTCCCAGTCCAGTGAACTGA
- a CDS encoding SusC/RagA family TonB-linked outer membrane protein, translating to MPKPLHRECLHFAALALLTGGIGSVSAQTLALARYQNPSGVNQPALNSLELKTLLGQLEGKYGVRFNYRAALVRSVTILTPPLADFSEHIPETLNRILAPKELQCIQIDARTYVIQPVSSTKKGVKSESPNTADTRPIITPSLTSIVFEQVQERTLSGQVVDAASGQGLPGVSVLIKNTSKGTVTDTDGNFRLVIPNQAEIVVFSFIGYISQEVAVKNQTILTVKLVADTKALNEVVVVGYGTQKKSDVTGAVSTITAEKLKSQPVAGIDQALAGQLPGIQVTQPSGAPGGGVRVRVRGSGSISSSNEPLYVIDGYPVQGNFDQNYNPLTTLNPADIESINVLKDASSTAIYGSRGSNGVVIITTKRGKAGKTRIDFDAYVGTQSLDRPIKMLNAAQLAEIGIEARNEYYRDVIGGNPADSNEERLKKTSAGLALIPPFFTQPSPYDTDWQKAFYRAAPISSYNVSVSGGNERTTFSVGAGYFNQQGIIPNTNLLRYSIRANIESQASDRLKIGVSLLPSVRTQRVVDVEGHVSVGAITGTLNFLPQLPVQYPDGTYSTMTNMQYGFQTPENPLVIVNEENRQQLAYRMLGTVYADYSLLKDLNLRVTVGGDLNASREDRFRSSKIGNPGQPAPTVPSGFANDGMSYNWLNENTATYTRQLGNHGFTALAGYTIQKNRNYGTSLTAINFPNDLVTTLNAGQINGGNTTRDEWALLSWLGRINYNYQDRYLLTVSFRRDGSSRFGSNNRWGNFPSVAAAWRIIDEPFMKSVKAISDLKLRASYGLNGNNFISNYGSIGLISTSNYITGAGTGALANGLVPSSIANPDLTWEKSKQVDVGLEVGLFNNRLLLTADYYNRLTSGLLLNVPVPSITGFTNALQNIGQVKNYGLEFGLMSRNIVGKGFTWTTDANISFNRNRVLALGPKGDPIRSSTDVADTHITQIGSPISNYYGYQVDGIFQNQAQVDAGPTWAAPVITRPGDFRFKDINGDGKIDANDRTVIGTPYPKFVFGITNTISYKGFDLSILLQGSQGNQVLYLQRRFFGFVNSSNSYADVVNRWQSEANPGDGKHPRAYPAGNSNQVTSYYVEDGSYLRIRNVSLGYRLPAPWAKRIGMQGLRIYTTGQNLYTFTKYAGYNPEVNRNYSGNPLVEGVDYGVYPLARSFTVGLNASF from the coding sequence ATGCCTAAACCCTTACATCGTGAGTGCCTTCATTTTGCTGCGTTGGCACTACTGACGGGCGGAATCGGCTCGGTTTCTGCCCAGACCCTGGCCCTGGCTCGTTATCAAAACCCGTCTGGTGTAAACCAACCAGCGCTCAATTCACTGGAACTCAAAACCCTGCTTGGACAACTGGAAGGTAAGTATGGGGTTCGTTTTAATTACCGGGCGGCCCTGGTGCGTTCGGTTACGATTTTGACACCCCCGTTAGCCGATTTTAGTGAGCATATTCCCGAAACACTGAACCGGATTCTGGCACCAAAGGAATTGCAGTGTATCCAGATCGATGCCCGCACCTATGTCATCCAACCCGTAAGCAGTACAAAAAAAGGAGTAAAGTCCGAATCACCAAATACTGCCGACACACGTCCAATCATTACCCCTTCGCTTACTTCTATCGTTTTTGAGCAGGTGCAGGAACGTACCCTGAGTGGGCAAGTCGTGGATGCCGCATCCGGGCAGGGATTGCCGGGGGTTAGCGTTCTGATCAAAAATACCAGCAAGGGAACCGTTACCGATACGGACGGCAATTTTCGACTAGTTATTCCCAATCAAGCTGAAATCGTTGTGTTTTCGTTCATCGGCTACATCTCTCAGGAAGTTGCCGTTAAGAACCAAACCATACTGACCGTCAAGCTGGTCGCTGACACCAAAGCGCTTAACGAAGTCGTGGTGGTCGGTTATGGTACCCAGAAGAAATCGGACGTGACTGGCGCGGTATCGACCATTACAGCCGAAAAGCTAAAGTCACAGCCTGTTGCCGGTATTGATCAGGCATTAGCCGGGCAACTACCGGGCATTCAGGTTACCCAACCCTCAGGCGCGCCAGGTGGTGGGGTTCGAGTACGGGTGCGGGGATCTGGCTCTATTTCATCCAGCAACGAGCCGCTGTATGTGATTGACGGCTATCCAGTACAGGGAAACTTTGATCAGAACTATAATCCGCTGACGACCCTCAATCCCGCCGATATTGAATCCATCAACGTACTCAAAGATGCCTCCTCAACGGCTATTTATGGTTCTCGAGGGTCAAATGGCGTGGTAATCATTACCACTAAACGAGGAAAAGCCGGAAAAACGCGGATTGATTTCGATGCGTATGTCGGTACCCAGTCGCTGGACCGACCCATCAAGATGCTCAATGCCGCACAACTGGCCGAAATCGGTATCGAGGCTCGAAATGAATATTATCGCGATGTGATTGGGGGAAATCCGGCCGATAGCAACGAAGAGCGATTGAAGAAAACATCGGCCGGTCTGGCCCTGATTCCGCCCTTCTTTACTCAACCCAGCCCATACGATACCGACTGGCAGAAGGCCTTTTACCGAGCCGCGCCCATCAGTAGCTACAACGTGTCGGTCAGTGGTGGTAATGAACGGACTACGTTTTCGGTAGGGGCTGGGTATTTCAACCAGCAGGGCATTATTCCCAATACCAACCTGCTGCGTTACTCTATTCGGGCCAATATCGAATCGCAGGCTAGTGACCGACTCAAAATTGGGGTCAGTTTGCTGCCATCTGTCCGAACCCAGCGCGTTGTCGATGTGGAAGGGCACGTGTCGGTGGGGGCAATCACGGGTACGCTTAATTTCCTGCCCCAATTGCCAGTTCAATACCCCGATGGAACCTATAGTACCATGACCAACATGCAGTATGGGTTTCAGACGCCCGAAAATCCGCTGGTGATTGTCAATGAAGAAAATCGGCAGCAGTTGGCCTACCGGATGCTGGGAACGGTGTATGCTGATTATTCCCTTCTGAAAGATCTCAACCTGCGGGTAACCGTTGGGGGTGACCTGAATGCCTCGCGGGAAGATCGGTTTCGGTCGTCCAAAATTGGCAACCCCGGCCAGCCAGCGCCAACCGTACCGTCAGGATTTGCCAACGATGGGATGAGTTATAACTGGCTGAACGAAAATACCGCCACCTACACCCGGCAGCTTGGAAACCATGGCTTTACGGCGCTGGCAGGGTATACCATTCAGAAAAACCGGAATTATGGAACCTCCTTAACGGCTATCAATTTCCCCAACGATCTGGTGACGACCCTCAATGCGGGGCAGATTAACGGGGGAAATACAACGCGTGACGAATGGGCCCTTTTGTCCTGGCTGGGTCGGATCAACTACAATTACCAGGATCGGTATCTGCTAACCGTTAGCTTCCGGCGGGACGGCAGCAGTCGGTTTGGGTCCAATAATCGCTGGGGTAATTTCCCGTCGGTTGCGGCTGCCTGGCGAATCATCGACGAACCGTTTATGAAGTCGGTCAAAGCGATTAGCGACCTGAAGTTGCGGGCCAGCTACGGGCTAAACGGAAATAATTTTATCAGTAACTACGGCTCGATTGGGCTAATTAGCACGTCCAATTACATCACCGGGGCTGGTACGGGCGCGCTGGCCAATGGCCTGGTACCTTCATCCATCGCGAACCCCGATCTGACCTGGGAAAAATCCAAGCAGGTAGATGTCGGTCTGGAAGTTGGTCTGTTCAACAACCGCCTGTTGCTGACTGCCGATTATTACAACCGATTAACCTCGGGCTTACTATTGAATGTGCCGGTTCCGTCGATCACGGGTTTTACCAATGCCTTACAAAACATTGGTCAGGTAAAGAATTATGGGCTGGAGTTTGGCCTAATGAGTCGAAATATTGTGGGGAAAGGCTTTACCTGGACTACGGACGCCAATATCTCCTTCAACCGAAATCGGGTGCTGGCTCTGGGGCCCAAAGGCGATCCTATTCGTAGCTCTACCGACGTAGCCGATACGCACATCACCCAGATTGGATCGCCCATCAGCAATTATTATGGCTACCAGGTCGATGGTATTTTCCAGAACCAGGCGCAGGTCGATGCGGGGCCAACCTGGGCAGCACCGGTCATTACCCGGCCGGGTGATTTCCGATTCAAAGACATCAATGGGGATGGAAAAATCGACGCCAACGACCGGACCGTCATTGGTACGCCCTACCCTAAATTTGTTTTTGGAATAACAAACACAATTAGCTACAAAGGATTCGACCTGAGTATATTACTACAGGGATCGCAGGGAAATCAGGTATTGTATTTGCAGCGCCGTTTCTTCGGTTTCGTCAATTCCAGCAATTCGTATGCGGATGTGGTAAACCGGTGGCAGAGCGAAGCTAATCCGGGCGATGGCAAACATCCACGGGCGTATCCGGCGGGTAACTCCAATCAGGTAACATCCTACTATGTGGAAGATGGCTCGTATCTGCGGATTCGCAATGTTTCGCTGGGGTATCGACTGCCGGCTCCCTGGGCCAAACGCATCGGGATGCAGGGCTTACGCATCTATACGACGGGCCAGAACCTCTATACGTTTACCAAATACGCGGGTTACAATCCTGAAGTCAACCGAAACTACAGCGGTAATCCGCTTGTCGAAGGGGTCGATTATGGGGTTTACCCACTCGCTCGCAGTTTCACCGTTGGTCTGAATGCTTCCTTCTAA